In a single window of the Clostridia bacterium genome:
- a CDS encoding ABC transporter permease: MNLKHIWTIFKKEVKDITRDKKTIITSIVVPIIIFPVIYGLVGGGVEKLQKDINENVTIGLSENSRTEEVKSMVKSKIIKEYPNIKLIDNIGDSVEAVRNEKVRVVLDFDKDYAQKLKDKKPFTIRLMYDKSKTKSEGSVGIVNEAIQKFNMGMVAERISALGVSTDILQPSNIEHKNVADTKKGGNPMLGMLIPMLLVSFIATGGIPAATDLIAGEKERNTFEPLLTTRPKRISILIGKFLTVNLFAFMTVLASLTGLIISYILNPNSLTMGVGDNVTGFDLPVPAVLLTLCIAILLGFIFTGIQIALSTYAKSFKEAQTYLGLLIIVVLIPAYTTMFMQANDIPVYMFLVPILNTISAIKMVLGGVIIYSKLILAVGSSIVYMIATTSLAAWMFTREKVLFRS; this comes from the coding sequence ATGAACTTAAAGCATATTTGGACTATATTCAAGAAGGAAGTAAAGGATATAACGAGAGACAAAAAGACTATTATTACCAGTATTGTTGTACCTATCATTATTTTCCCCGTAATTTACGGTCTTGTCGGAGGCGGAGTAGAAAAGCTCCAGAAGGACATTAATGAGAACGTGACAATCGGTTTGTCCGAGAACTCCAGAACGGAAGAAGTCAAGTCTATGGTAAAAAGCAAAATAATCAAGGAATATCCTAATATAAAATTAATTGATAATATAGGGGATTCTGTTGAAGCAGTCAGAAATGAAAAAGTCAGAGTTGTGCTTGATTTTGATAAGGATTATGCTCAGAAACTAAAGGATAAAAAGCCTTTTACCATCAGATTGATGTATGATAAGTCAAAGACGAAATCAGAAGGTAGTGTAGGTATTGTAAATGAGGCCATTCAAAAATTCAATATGGGAATGGTCGCAGAAAGAATTTCTGCATTAGGTGTAAGTACCGATATCCTTCAGCCATCAAATATTGAGCATAAAAACGTAGCAGATACCAAAAAAGGCGGCAATCCCATGTTGGGCATGCTGATACCTATGCTGCTGGTCAGTTTCATCGCTACAGGAGGAATACCCGCAGCTACAGACCTTATTGCCGGTGAGAAAGAAAGAAATACATTTGAGCCTTTGCTTACAACAAGACCTAAAAGGATATCCATACTTATCGGTAAATTCCTTACAGTAAACTTATTTGCTTTTATGACTGTATTAGCGAGCCTGACAGGGCTAATAATAAGCTACATATTGAACCCCAACTCTTTGACTATGGGAGTAGGGGATAATGTTACTGGCTTTGATCTGCCAGTGCCTGCAGTATTATTGACACTGTGTATTGCAATTTTACTTGGGTTTATTTTTACAGGGATACAGATAGCACTCAGTACATATGCCAAATCCTTTAAGGAAGCTCAGACCTATCTGGGGTTGTTGATAATCGTAGTTTTAATACCTGCCTATACAACAATGTTCATGCAGGCAAATGATATTCCCGTGTATATGTTCCTTGTACCAATATTGAATACCATATCGGCAATAAAGATGGTGCTCGGGGGAGTGATAATCTATTCAAAACTGATTTTGGCAGTAGGTTCATCCATAGTTTATATGATTGCTACCACTAGTCTTGCAGCATGGATGTTTACGAGAGAAAAGGTTTTATTCAGAAGCTGA
- the proS gene encoding proline--tRNA ligase, with protein MAQEKKLVEAITSMNEDFAQWYTDVIKKADLVDYSSVRGCMIIRPYGYAIWENIQKDLDRRFKETGHENVYMPMFIPESLLQKEKDHVEGFAPEVAWVTHGGKEELTEKLCVRPTSETLFCDHYANIIHSYRDLPKLYNQWCSVVRWEKTTRPFLRTLEFLWQEGHTAHAAAEEAQEETIRMLNVYADFCEQVLAIPVVKGKKTEKEKFAGAHATYTIESLMHDGKALQSGTSHNFGDGFAQAFGIQYTDKNNQLQYVHQTSWGVTTRLIGAVIMVHGDDSGLVLPPAIAPIQLVIIPIQQHKEGVIEKAYELKDKLSKQIRVKVDDSDKMPGWKFSEHEMRGVPVRLEIGPKDIEKNQVVLVRRDNREKIFVSIDELEEKLPQLLADVQRGLLEKARQMRDKKTFTAKTLDEFEKTINETPGFVKAMWCGERACEDAVKERTSATARCIPFEQEQLSENCMCCGKAAKHMVYWGKAY; from the coding sequence ATGGCACAGGAAAAGAAACTTGTAGAGGCGATAACCTCTATGAATGAAGATTTTGCACAATGGTATACGGATGTAATAAAAAAAGCGGATCTTGTCGATTATTCAAGTGTAAGAGGCTGTATGATAATCCGTCCATATGGTTATGCAATTTGGGAGAATATCCAAAAAGACCTTGACAGAAGATTTAAGGAAACAGGGCATGAAAATGTGTATATGCCTATGTTTATACCTGAAAGTCTGCTCCAAAAAGAAAAAGATCATGTAGAAGGGTTTGCACCTGAAGTTGCATGGGTTACACACGGCGGCAAGGAGGAACTTACCGAAAAACTATGTGTAAGGCCTACATCGGAAACTCTATTCTGTGATCACTATGCGAACATAATACATTCCTATAGAGATTTGCCGAAGCTATACAACCAATGGTGTTCAGTCGTCAGATGGGAAAAAACAACACGTCCATTCCTCAGAACACTTGAATTCTTATGGCAGGAAGGGCATACGGCACATGCTGCCGCTGAGGAAGCGCAGGAAGAAACAATTAGAATGCTGAATGTGTATGCAGATTTTTGTGAACAAGTTCTTGCCATACCAGTTGTTAAGGGAAAGAAAACCGAGAAGGAGAAATTTGCAGGAGCACATGCAACCTATACGATTGAGAGCCTTATGCATGATGGCAAAGCTCTGCAATCAGGCACATCACACAATTTTGGCGATGGGTTTGCGCAAGCATTCGGAATTCAATACACAGATAAAAATAATCAGCTCCAGTATGTACATCAAACTTCATGGGGAGTGACTACAAGGCTAATAGGTGCTGTAATCATGGTTCACGGCGATGACAGTGGTCTTGTACTGCCGCCGGCAATAGCGCCGATTCAGCTCGTAATCATACCGATCCAACAACATAAGGAAGGTGTCATAGAGAAGGCATATGAGCTTAAAGATAAGCTGTCAAAGCAAATAAGGGTAAAAGTTGACGACAGCGATAAAATGCCTGGATGGAAATTCAGCGAGCATGAAATGAGGGGTGTTCCCGTACGTCTGGAGATAGGGCCCAAGGACATAGAAAAGAATCAGGTTGTGCTTGTAAGAAGGGATAACAGAGAAAAGATATTTGTATCAATTGACGAATTGGAAGAAAAACTGCCGCAGTTGCTTGCTGATGTCCAAAGGGGATTGCTTGAAAAAGCAAGACAAATGAGGGATAAGAAGACATTTACGGCAAAAACCCTTGATGAATTTGAAAAAACAATTAATGAAACCCCAGGCTTTGTTAAAGCAATGTGGTGTGGGGAAAGAGCCTGTGAGGATGCGGTAAAAGAGAGAACTTCTGCTACTGCCCGGTGTATTCCTTTTGAACAGGAGCAGCTTTCAGAAAATTGTATGTGCTGCGGGAAGGCAGCAAAACATATGGTCTACTGGGGTAAAGCGTATTGA
- a CDS encoding TRAM domain-containing protein, whose product MINNVIRGSFALIGAITGFTLTRTIFMVNDISFQTGIEFGIFFILSVICALLFYATANQIISAVLKLLDKIEATLQKMTIYEITVSSAGLIAGLIVANLINIPVNRIGIVGLPLSIISNILFACIGVGIALGKKHESFSDSAKGLSQKGAMELKMLDTNVIIDGRIVDICRSGFLEGQLVIPNFVLEELRHIADSPDGLKRNRGRRGLDVLNALQKELAFPVKIENFDDATGAEVDDRLLKAAKRTGCTIITNDYNLNKVANVHGVQVLNINELANAMKPIALPGEEMSIQIVKDGKENGQGIGYLDDGTMIVVEGGKRYMGELVSVMVTSVIQTAAGRMIFAKPKNVIERVI is encoded by the coding sequence GTGATAAACAATGTAATAAGGGGCTCATTTGCTTTAATAGGCGCAATTACCGGGTTTACACTGACGAGAACAATCTTCATGGTGAATGATATCTCTTTTCAGACAGGTATTGAATTTGGTATATTCTTTATTTTGTCTGTGATTTGCGCACTATTATTCTATGCTACTGCCAATCAGATAATATCGGCAGTATTGAAGCTGCTTGACAAAATCGAAGCGACATTGCAGAAAATGACTATATACGAGATTACAGTGAGTTCGGCAGGTCTGATCGCAGGACTTATCGTTGCTAATCTTATAAATATACCTGTTAACAGGATAGGTATTGTTGGGCTACCGCTTTCTATCATATCTAATATTTTATTTGCATGTATAGGGGTGGGTATAGCACTTGGCAAGAAGCATGAATCCTTTTCGGATTCGGCAAAGGGATTGTCGCAGAAAGGTGCTATGGAGCTAAAAATGCTCGATACAAATGTTATTATTGATGGTAGGATTGTTGACATTTGTAGAAGCGGCTTTCTGGAAGGACAGCTGGTTATTCCGAACTTCGTCCTGGAGGAATTAAGGCACATTGCGGATTCGCCGGATGGATTAAAGAGAAACCGGGGCAGACGTGGATTAGACGTGTTGAATGCTTTGCAGAAAGAGCTTGCTTTTCCTGTCAAAATTGAAAACTTTGATGATGCGACAGGAGCCGAAGTAGATGATAGATTACTTAAGGCAGCTAAAAGGACTGGTTGTACAATAATAACCAATGATTATAATCTTAACAAAGTAGCTAATGTCCATGGGGTACAGGTTTTGAACATAAATGAGCTGGCAAATGCAATGAAACCTATTGCCCTGCCTGGAGAGGAGATGTCCATTCAGATAGTTAAAGACGGTAAAGAAAATGGACAAGGAATAGGATATCTGGATGATGGTACAATGATAGTAGTAGAAGGTGGCAAGAGGTATATGGGCGAACTGGTGAGTGTGATGGTCACCAGTGTTATTCAAACAGCTGCGGGGCGGATGATATTTGCAAAACCCAAAAATGTTATAGAGAGAGTAATATAA
- a CDS encoding ATP-binding cassette domain-containing protein: protein MVKVKNLTKRFGEVTAVNGITFDIKKGEIFGLLGENGAGKTTTLRMLATMLKPTEGTAEICGFDIQTKPEEVRGHIGILFGGESGLYDRLTAEENIAYFGELNDMNKAEIKKRISYLAKAFGMEEYLDRKASKLSKGMKQKVALARSIVHNPDMMLLDEPTSGLDVSSIRDVHDFIADCKKDGKTVIFSSHSMNEVEKLCDRIGIIHKGNLLDTGTIDEFKKKYNDDDLEEIFIRLVGDK from the coding sequence ATGGTTAAAGTTAAGAATCTCACCAAGAGGTTTGGTGAGGTGACAGCAGTAAATGGAATAACCTTCGATATCAAGAAGGGAGAAATTTTTGGACTTTTAGGAGAAAATGGGGCAGGAAAGACAACTACTTTGAGGATGCTGGCTACTATGCTGAAGCCTACAGAGGGTACTGCTGAAATATGCGGTTTTGATATCCAAACAAAACCTGAAGAAGTACGGGGTCATATAGGTATACTTTTCGGAGGAGAGAGCGGCCTTTATGATAGGTTGACTGCGGAAGAGAATATCGCTTACTTCGGCGAGTTGAATGACATGAATAAGGCAGAAATTAAGAAAAGAATAAGTTACCTGGCCAAAGCTTTTGGCATGGAAGAATACCTTGACAGGAAAGCTTCCAAGCTTTCAAAGGGTATGAAACAAAAGGTTGCTCTTGCACGTTCTATAGTACATAACCCGGATATGATGCTTCTGGACGAGCCTACATCCGGACTTGACGTAAGCAGTATAAGAGATGTCCATGATTTTATTGCAGATTGCAAAAAGGATGGGAAGACTGTGATATTTTCCAGCCATTCTATGAACGAGGTGGAGAAGCTATGTGACAGGATCGGCATAATTCATAAAGGAAATCTTCTGGACACAGGAACAATTGATGAGTTTAAGAAAAAATACAATGATGATGATCTTGAGGAAATCTTCATTAGATTGGTAGGTGATAAATAA
- the ispD gene encoding 2-C-methyl-D-erythritol 4-phosphate cytidylyltransferase, translated as METGAGISVSVVIVAAGKGTRMNMDINKQYVDVCGKPVIARTIQAFEDCDSVNEIILVVNEADIMYCKKSIIDLYGFEKVKSVVAGGSERQNSVYNGLKEAKRESDIILIHDGARPFVREETIMACIEAARGFGAACAAVPVKDTIKKSDKDGFIAETLERNVLWSIQTPQAFKYDIIMEAHKKAEEEGYTGTDDAILAERLGVCTKLVMGRYDNIKITTKEDLAFADAIIEHSGRL; from the coding sequence ATGGAAACAGGAGCTGGAATATCTGTAAGTGTTGTTATTGTGGCGGCGGGTAAAGGAACACGCATGAATATGGATATTAACAAACAGTATGTGGATGTATGTGGAAAACCGGTTATTGCAAGGACGATTCAGGCTTTTGAAGATTGTGATTCAGTAAACGAAATAATACTTGTGGTAAATGAAGCTGATATAATGTATTGCAAAAAAAGTATCATAGACCTGTATGGGTTTGAAAAGGTAAAATCCGTTGTGGCAGGTGGAAGCGAAAGGCAGAATTCGGTCTATAACGGTTTGAAAGAAGCTAAAAGGGAATCGGATATTATATTGATACATGATGGGGCAAGACCCTTTGTGAGAGAAGAAACGATAATGGCATGCATAGAAGCAGCCAGGGGATTTGGTGCAGCCTGTGCAGCAGTGCCTGTCAAGGACACAATAAAAAAGAGTGATAAGGACGGCTTTATAGCTGAAACCCTTGAGAGAAATGTTTTGTGGTCCATTCAAACACCTCAGGCGTTCAAATACGACATAATAATGGAAGCCCATAAGAAAGCGGAAGAGGAAGGGTACACAGGTACAGATGATGCCATACTTGCTGAAAGATTAGGCGTGTGTACCAAACTTGTGATGGGAAGATATGATAACATAAAAATTACCACAAAAGAGGATTTGGCATTTGCTGATGCAATTATAGAGCATTCTGGACGGCTTTGA
- a CDS encoding CAP domain-containing protein, whose protein sequence is MKRKIIMLLVLTLVLTSVLGFTGIGTKSTVAAPYFKKSNFVDGVVIGKTLNVRQGPDTKYPITCTLKKGQKVKVFGMVGDWYALYEVSGGCVGAAYSKYIKVADSANIPSKTPVTKKATPKATPKGTGAKTTPSTGKTTPPSGISQDEQTLLDLINKERANGGVAALQFDMELMKVARLKAKDMVDNNYFAHESPTYGSPFDMMRQFGVSFKNAGENIAGNDSIEDAVKKWMASEGHRKNIMNGNFNYTGVGIVESPTYGKVLVQQFIGR, encoded by the coding sequence ATGAAGAGGAAAATAATTATGCTACTGGTATTAACTCTCGTACTCACTTCTGTATTAGGGTTTACAGGGATTGGTACCAAGAGTACTGTCGCAGCTCCTTATTTCAAGAAATCAAATTTTGTAGATGGAGTTGTTATTGGTAAAACATTAAATGTAAGACAGGGGCCGGATACAAAATATCCTATAACATGCACTCTTAAAAAGGGACAGAAAGTAAAGGTCTTTGGAATGGTTGGGGATTGGTATGCTTTGTATGAGGTATCGGGAGGCTGTGTAGGTGCTGCATACAGTAAATACATTAAAGTTGCTGATTCAGCAAATATACCTTCGAAGACTCCAGTTACAAAAAAGGCTACTCCAAAAGCTACCCCAAAAGGAACCGGAGCCAAGACTACGCCGTCAACCGGCAAGACAACCCCGCCATCAGGAATATCTCAGGATGAGCAAACACTTCTTGATCTTATTAACAAAGAGAGGGCCAATGGAGGTGTAGCAGCTCTTCAGTTTGATATGGAGCTGATGAAGGTTGCAAGGCTAAAGGCAAAGGATATGGTTGATAACAACTATTTTGCACATGAATCACCTACATATGGTTCACCATTTGATATGATGAGACAGTTTGGAGTAAGCTTTAAAAATGCAGGTGAGAATATTGCCGGTAATGATAGTATAGAGGATGCTGTAAAGAAATGGATGGCATCGGAAGGACACAGAAAAAATATAATGAATGGAAACTTTAATTATACAGGAGTAGGAATTGTTGAAAGTCCTACCTATGGAAAAGTACTTGTACAGCAATTCATTGGACGCTGA
- the ispF gene encoding 2-C-methyl-D-erythritol 2,4-cyclodiphosphate synthase, giving the protein MKVGIGQDSHRFDFFDKSKKLILGGVIFEDHAPLQGNSDADVVLHSITNAVSGVTCVNILGKVSDDLCLKQGITDSSVYLKEALKYLEESKIVHVSISIECSTPKITPRIHEMRASISKLLDIPENCIGITATTGEGLTAFGQGQGIQVFSCVTVI; this is encoded by the coding sequence ATGAAAGTAGGAATAGGTCAGGACAGCCACAGATTTGATTTTTTTGATAAGAGTAAAAAGCTCATTCTCGGAGGAGTCATATTTGAGGACCACGCTCCTTTACAGGGGAACAGTGATGCTGACGTTGTACTTCATTCGATAACAAATGCCGTATCAGGAGTTACATGCGTAAATATACTGGGTAAAGTCAGTGATGATTTATGTCTGAAGCAGGGCATTACAGATAGCAGTGTGTATCTGAAGGAAGCACTGAAGTATCTTGAGGAGAGTAAGATTGTTCATGTGTCTATATCGATAGAGTGTTCAACTCCAAAGATAACACCCAGAATTCACGAGATGCGGGCAAGTATATCAAAGCTATTGGATATACCGGAAAACTGTATTGGCATTACGGCAACTACAGGAGAAGGTTTGACAGCCTTTGGACAAGGCCAGGGTATACAGGTATTCAGCTGTGTTACAGTAATATAA